From the Archangium lipolyticum genome, one window contains:
- a CDS encoding RidA family protein has protein sequence MSSSNRKTASFGVPWEKAYGYVQAVRLNNTIYVSGQLSHTPQGELVAPAALGADGKPADFSTMEAQMKRTYENAEVLLAELGATMADVVEETLFVLDVPSAFAASSKVRPLVYKQAVPQVASNLIGVSALAFPEQLIEIAFRAEVQG, from the coding sequence ATGAGCAGCTCGAATCGAAAGACCGCCAGCTTCGGGGTTCCTTGGGAAAAGGCGTATGGCTACGTGCAGGCCGTACGCTTGAACAACACCATCTACGTCTCCGGCCAGCTTTCGCACACCCCGCAGGGCGAGCTCGTCGCTCCGGCAGCGCTGGGCGCGGACGGCAAGCCCGCGGACTTCTCGACCATGGAAGCGCAGATGAAGCGCACCTACGAGAATGCCGAGGTGCTGCTGGCCGAACTGGGCGCGACCATGGCGGACGTGGTGGAAGAAACGCTGTTCGTGCTCGACGTTCCGTCTGCCTTCGCAGCCAGTTCGAAGGTGCGGCCGCTGGTCTACAAGCAGGCGGTGCCGCAGGTTGCCAGCAATCTGATCGGCGTGTCTGCCTTGGCCTTCCCCGAGCAGCTGATCGAGATTGCATTCAGGGCGGAAGTCCAGGGCTGA